The following are from one region of the Streptomyces tuirus genome:
- a CDS encoding class I SAM-dependent methyltransferase, with translation MADAAPRLQGLFTQLLGAPLPVRIRAWDGSQSGPPGAPTLVVRNRRALRRLLWKPGELGLARAWVAGDLDIEGDLYATLDLLAGLIWERGEDARTLAQALRDPEVRAAVRGLVRLAGPPLPPAPPREEARNPRRHLHTKRTDRRAISHHYDVGNDFYEIVLGPSMVYSCAYWPTPDSTLEEAQRDKLELVCRKLGLRPGLRLLDVGCGWGSMAIHAAREHGARVVGVTLSQEQAAYARKRVADEGLTDKVEIRVQDYRDVRDGPYDAISSIGMAEHVGADRYLEYAADLYGLLKPGGRLLNHQIARRPQGDETAYSVDAFIDSYVFPDGELQPIGATVAQLERAGFEVRDVEAIREHYALTLRRWVERLEADWQRAARLTSPGRARVWRLYMAASAVAFERNRIGVNQVLAVRTPESGTSGLPLRARTWN, from the coding sequence ATGGCAGACGCCGCGCCGCGGCTGCAGGGCCTCTTCACACAGTTGCTGGGAGCACCGCTCCCGGTGCGCATCCGCGCCTGGGACGGTTCGCAGTCCGGCCCGCCGGGCGCACCGACCCTGGTCGTACGCAACCGCCGCGCGCTGCGCCGCCTGCTGTGGAAGCCGGGCGAACTGGGCCTGGCCCGCGCCTGGGTGGCGGGCGACCTCGACATCGAGGGCGACCTCTACGCGACCCTCGATCTGCTGGCCGGTCTCATCTGGGAGCGCGGCGAGGACGCCCGCACCCTCGCCCAGGCCCTGCGCGACCCCGAGGTCCGCGCCGCCGTCCGCGGACTGGTCAGGCTCGCCGGGCCCCCGCTGCCGCCCGCCCCGCCCCGCGAGGAAGCCCGCAACCCCCGCCGCCACCTGCACACCAAGCGCACCGACCGACGCGCCATCAGCCACCACTACGACGTCGGCAACGACTTCTACGAGATCGTCCTCGGCCCGTCCATGGTGTACTCCTGCGCCTACTGGCCCACCCCGGACAGCACCCTCGAAGAGGCCCAGCGGGACAAGCTCGAACTCGTCTGCCGCAAGCTGGGTCTGAGACCCGGCCTGCGGCTGCTCGACGTCGGCTGCGGCTGGGGCTCGATGGCCATCCACGCGGCCCGCGAGCACGGCGCGCGCGTCGTCGGCGTCACGCTCTCCCAGGAGCAGGCCGCCTACGCCCGCAAGCGCGTCGCCGACGAGGGCCTCACCGACAAGGTCGAGATCCGCGTCCAGGACTACCGCGACGTCCGCGACGGGCCCTACGACGCGATCTCCTCCATCGGCATGGCCGAACACGTCGGCGCCGACCGGTACCTGGAGTACGCCGCCGACCTGTACGGCCTGCTCAAGCCCGGCGGGCGGCTGCTCAACCACCAGATCGCCCGCCGCCCGCAGGGGGACGAGACGGCGTACAGCGTCGACGCCTTCATCGACTCCTACGTCTTCCCCGACGGCGAGCTCCAGCCGATCGGCGCGACCGTGGCCCAGCTGGAGCGCGCCGGGTTCGAGGTGCGCGACGTCGAGGCGATCCGCGAGCACTACGCCCTCACCCTGCGCCGCTGGGTCGAGCGCCTCGAGGCCGACTGGCAGCGCGCCGCCCGGCTCACCAGCCCGGGCCGCGCCCGCGTCTGGCGCCTCTACATGGCCGCCTCCGCCGTGGCCTTCGAACGCAACCGCATCGGCGTCAACCAGGTCCTCGCCGTGCGCACTCCCGAGTCCGGGACGTCGGGCCTGCCGCTGCGCGCCCGCACCTGGAACTGA
- a CDS encoding NAD(P)/FAD-dependent oxidoreductase: protein MSTTERPRILVVGGGYVGLYAARRIQKKMRYGEATVTVVDPRSYMTYQPFLPEAAAGNISPRHVVVPLRRVLPKAEVLTGRVTTIDQDRKVATVSPLVGEAYELPFDYLVIALGAVSRTFPIPGLAEQGIGMKGVEEAIGLRNHVLEQLDKADSTTDEEIRRKALTFVFVGGGFAGAETIGEVEDMARDASKYYKNVSREDMRFILVDAADKILPEVGPKLGKYGKEHLEGRGVEVYLSTSMDSCVDGHVVLKNGLEVDSNTIVWTAGVKPNPALARYGLPLGPRGHVDCEPTLQVKGTDYIWAAGDNAQVPDLVGRKAGNENAWCPPNAQHALRQAKVLGDNVVSGMRGFPQKEYSHANKGAVAGLGLHKGVAMIVMGKMKIKLKGRLAWYMHRGYHGLAMPTWNRKIRVFADWTLAMFLKREVVSLGAMETPREEFYEAAKPAPVAAAPKEKTEEKAKAS from the coding sequence ATGAGCACCACGGAGCGTCCCAGGATCCTCGTAGTAGGCGGTGGGTACGTAGGCCTGTACGCAGCTCGGCGCATCCAGAAGAAGATGCGCTACGGCGAGGCGACCGTCACGGTCGTCGACCCCCGGTCGTACATGACCTACCAGCCCTTCCTCCCCGAAGCCGCCGCCGGCAACATCTCCCCGCGCCACGTCGTCGTCCCGCTGCGACGCGTGCTGCCCAAGGCGGAGGTTCTCACCGGCCGGGTCACCACCATCGACCAGGACCGCAAGGTCGCCACGGTCTCCCCGCTGGTCGGCGAGGCCTACGAGCTGCCCTTCGACTACCTGGTGATCGCGCTCGGCGCGGTCTCCCGCACCTTCCCGATCCCCGGCCTCGCGGAGCAGGGCATCGGCATGAAGGGCGTCGAGGAGGCCATCGGCCTGCGCAACCACGTCCTCGAGCAGCTCGACAAGGCCGACTCCACCACCGACGAGGAGATCCGCCGCAAGGCGCTCACCTTCGTCTTCGTGGGCGGCGGTTTCGCCGGTGCGGAGACCATCGGCGAGGTCGAGGACATGGCCCGGGACGCCTCGAAGTACTACAAGAACGTGTCCCGTGAGGACATGCGCTTCATCCTGGTCGACGCCGCTGACAAGATCCTCCCCGAGGTCGGCCCCAAGCTCGGCAAGTACGGCAAGGAGCACCTCGAGGGCCGCGGCGTCGAGGTCTACCTGTCCACCTCCATGGACTCCTGCGTCGACGGCCACGTGGTGCTGAAGAACGGCCTCGAGGTCGACTCCAACACCATCGTGTGGACCGCCGGCGTCAAGCCCAACCCGGCCCTGGCCCGCTACGGCCTGCCGCTGGGCCCCCGCGGTCACGTCGACTGCGAGCCGACCCTCCAGGTCAAGGGCACCGACTACATCTGGGCCGCCGGCGACAACGCCCAGGTCCCGGACCTCGTCGGCCGCAAGGCGGGCAACGAGAACGCCTGGTGCCCGCCGAACGCCCAGCACGCGCTGCGCCAGGCCAAGGTCCTCGGCGACAACGTGGTCTCCGGCATGCGGGGCTTCCCGCAGAAGGAGTACAGCCACGCCAACAAGGGCGCGGTGGCCGGTCTCGGCCTCCACAAGGGCGTCGCGATGATCGTCATGGGCAAGATGAAGATCAAGCTCAAGGGCCGTCTCGCCTGGTACATGCACCGTGGCTACCACGGTCTGGCCATGCCGACCTGGAACCGCAAGATCCGCGTCTTCGCCGACTGGACCCTGGCGATGTTCCTCAAGCGCGAGGTCGTCTCGCTCGGCGCGATGGAGACGCCGCGCGAGGAGTTCTACGAGGCCGCCAAGCCGGCCCCGGTCGCCGCCGCGCCGAAGGAGAAGACCGAGGAGAAGGCCAAGGCCTCCTGA
- a CDS encoding Ppx/GppA phosphatase family protein, with protein MTRVAAVDCGTNSIRLLVADVDPATGELVDLDRRMTIVRLGQGVDRTGRLAPEALQRTFAACREYAAIIKEHGAERLRFVATSASRDAENRDEFVRGVLDILGVEPEVISGDQEAEFSFTGATKELAGSDHLPTPYLVVDIGGGSTEFVVGDDRVRAARSVDVGCVRMTERHLVRDGVVSDPPSEEQIAAMRADIEAALDLAEQTVPLREARTLVGLAGSVTTVSAIAQELPEYDSGAIHHSRVSREKVREITDWLLRSTHAERAAVPSMHPGRVDVIGAGALVLLSIMERIGAQEVIVSEHDILDGIAWSVA; from the coding sequence GTGACCCGTGTCGCCGCCGTGGACTGCGGTACGAACTCCATTCGGCTCCTGGTCGCCGACGTCGACCCCGCCACCGGGGAGCTCGTCGACCTGGACCGCCGGATGACGATCGTGCGGCTCGGGCAGGGGGTCGACCGCACCGGCCGGCTCGCCCCCGAGGCGCTCCAGCGGACCTTCGCGGCGTGCCGCGAGTACGCCGCGATCATCAAGGAGCACGGGGCGGAGCGGCTGCGGTTCGTGGCGACGTCCGCCTCCCGGGACGCCGAGAACCGCGACGAGTTCGTGCGCGGCGTGCTGGACATCCTGGGCGTCGAGCCCGAGGTGATCTCCGGGGACCAGGAGGCCGAGTTCTCCTTCACCGGCGCCACCAAGGAGCTCGCCGGGAGCGACCACCTTCCGACGCCCTACCTCGTCGTGGACATCGGCGGCGGCTCGACCGAGTTCGTCGTGGGCGACGACCGGGTCCGGGCGGCCCGCTCGGTGGACGTCGGCTGTGTCCGCATGACCGAGCGGCACCTGGTCCGGGACGGCGTGGTGAGCGACCCGCCCTCCGAGGAGCAGATCGCGGCGATGCGGGCCGACATCGAGGCCGCGCTCGACCTCGCCGAGCAGACGGTTCCGCTGCGCGAGGCGCGCACGCTGGTGGGCCTGGCCGGGTCCGTGACGACCGTGTCGGCGATCGCGCAGGAGCTGCCCGAGTACGACTCCGGGGCCATCCACCACTCCCGCGTCTCCCGCGAGAAGGTCCGCGAGATCACCGACTGGCTGCTGCGCTCCACCCACGCCGAGCGCGCGGCCGTGCCCTCCATGCACCCGGGCCGGGTCGACGTGATCGGGGCGGGTGCCCTGGTGCTCCTGTCGATCATGGAGCGGATCGGCGCGCAGGAGGTCATCGTGAGCGAGCACGACATCCTGGACGGCATCGCATGGTCGGTCGCGTAG
- a CDS encoding DUF501 domain-containing protein, with the protein METPPPTTPRTEPTDADVEAFKQQLGRPPRGLRAIAHRCPCGQPDVVETAPRLPDGTPFPTLYYLTCPKANSAIGTLEANGVMKEMTERLASDPELAAAYRAAHEDYIRRRDEIEELKNFPSAGGMPDRVKCLHVLVAHSLAAGPGVNPLGDEALAMLPEWWRKGACVTTAEEDAQ; encoded by the coding sequence ATGGAAACGCCCCCGCCGACCACCCCGCGCACCGAGCCCACCGACGCCGACGTCGAGGCCTTCAAGCAGCAGCTCGGTCGGCCCCCGCGCGGTCTGCGCGCGATCGCGCACCGCTGCCCGTGCGGACAGCCCGACGTCGTCGAGACGGCCCCGCGGCTGCCGGACGGCACGCCGTTCCCCACGCTGTACTACCTGACGTGCCCGAAGGCGAACTCGGCCATCGGCACGCTGGAGGCCAACGGCGTGATGAAGGAGATGACCGAGCGGCTGGCCTCGGACCCGGAGCTCGCGGCGGCCTACCGGGCCGCCCATGAGGACTACATCCGGCGGCGCGACGAGATCGAGGAGCTGAAGAACTTCCCGAGCGCGGGCGGCATGCCGGACCGGGTGAAGTGCCTGCACGTCCTGGTGGCCCATTCGCTGGCCGCGGGGCCGGGCGTGAACCCGCTGGGCGACGAGGCTCTGGCGATGCTGCCCGAGTGGTGGCGCAAGGGCGCCTGTGTGACGACCGCCGAGGAGGACGCCCAGTGA
- a CDS encoding FtsB family cell division protein encodes MAVKDRDRFSTATRIRLLGEQTAARVYRSQTKRQARRSRLTGRAALLALVLCSLIVALAYPMREYVSQRAEIDDLQRERRQARERVERLRDLKARWQDDAYAEQQIRRRLHYVMPGETGFIVVDPHAAKQSRTDLGAADRPWYSNVWDGVDKADAAGR; translated from the coding sequence ATGGCCGTGAAGGACCGGGACCGGTTCTCCACCGCGACCAGGATCCGGCTGCTCGGTGAGCAGACCGCGGCCCGGGTCTACCGTTCGCAGACCAAGCGCCAGGCCCGCCGCTCGCGGCTGACCGGCCGGGCCGCGCTGCTCGCCCTGGTGCTCTGCTCGCTGATCGTGGCCCTGGCCTACCCGATGCGGGAGTATGTCTCGCAGCGCGCCGAGATCGACGACCTCCAGCGCGAACGGCGGCAGGCCCGCGAGCGCGTCGAACGGCTGCGCGACCTGAAGGCGCGCTGGCAGGACGACGCGTACGCCGAACAGCAGATCCGGCGGCGGTTGCACTACGTCATGCCGGGGGAGACGGGCTTCATCGTCGTCGACCCGCACGCGGCGAAGCAGTCGCGCACCGACCTGGGGGCGGCCGACCGCCCCTGGTACTCGAACGTCTGGGACGGGGTCGACAAGGCCGACGCCGCCGGCCGGTGA
- the eno gene encoding phosphopyruvate hydratase, whose amino-acid sequence MPSIDVVVAREILDSRGNPTVEVEVGLDDGSTGRAAVPSGASTGAFEAIELRDGDPNRYLGKGVEKAVLAVIEQIGPELVGYDATEQRLIDQAMFDLDATDNKGSLGANAILGVSLAVAHAASEASDLPLFRYLGGPNAHLLPVPMMNILNGGSHADSNVDIQEFMIAPIGAESFSEALRWGTEVYHTLKKVLKGRGLSTGLGDEGGFAPNLGSNREALDLILEAINEAGYTPGEQIALALDVAASEFYKDGVYTFEGKARSAADMTEYYAELVDAYPLVSIEDPLFEDDWEGWKTITAKLGDKVQLVGDDLFVTNPERLARGIEEGAANALLVKVNQIGSLTETLDAVELAQRNGFKCMMSHRSGETEDVTIADLAVATNCGQIKTGAPARSERVAKYNQLLRIEEILDDAAVYAGRSAFPRFKG is encoded by the coding sequence GTGCCGTCCATCGACGTCGTCGTAGCCCGGGAAATCCTGGACTCCCGAGGCAACCCCACGGTCGAGGTCGAGGTCGGCCTCGACGACGGCAGCACCGGTCGTGCCGCCGTCCCGTCCGGCGCCTCCACGGGCGCCTTCGAGGCCATCGAGCTCCGCGACGGCGACCCGAACCGCTACCTCGGCAAGGGTGTGGAGAAGGCCGTCCTCGCGGTCATCGAGCAGATCGGCCCGGAGCTGGTCGGCTATGACGCCACCGAGCAGCGCCTGATCGACCAGGCGATGTTCGACCTGGACGCCACCGACAACAAGGGCTCCCTCGGCGCCAACGCCATCCTCGGCGTCTCGCTCGCCGTCGCCCACGCCGCCTCCGAGGCCAGCGACCTGCCGCTGTTCCGCTACCTGGGCGGCCCGAACGCGCACCTGCTGCCGGTGCCGATGATGAACATCCTGAACGGCGGCTCGCACGCCGACTCCAACGTGGACATCCAGGAGTTCATGATCGCCCCGATCGGCGCGGAGTCCTTCTCCGAGGCGCTGCGCTGGGGCACCGAGGTCTACCACACCCTCAAGAAGGTGCTGAAGGGCCGCGGCCTGTCCACCGGCCTCGGCGACGAGGGCGGCTTCGCACCGAACCTCGGCTCCAACCGCGAGGCCCTCGACCTCATCCTCGAGGCGATCAACGAGGCCGGCTACACCCCCGGCGAGCAGATCGCCCTGGCGCTCGACGTCGCCGCCTCCGAGTTCTACAAGGACGGCGTCTACACGTTCGAGGGCAAGGCGCGCTCGGCGGCCGACATGACCGAGTACTACGCGGAGCTCGTCGACGCGTACCCGCTCGTCTCCATCGAGGACCCGCTGTTCGAGGACGACTGGGAGGGCTGGAAGACCATCACCGCCAAGCTCGGTGACAAGGTCCAGCTCGTCGGCGACGACCTGTTCGTCACCAACCCCGAGCGCCTCGCCCGCGGCATCGAGGAGGGCGCCGCCAACGCGCTGCTGGTCAAGGTCAACCAGATCGGCTCGCTCACCGAGACCCTGGACGCCGTCGAGCTGGCCCAGCGCAACGGCTTCAAGTGCATGATGTCGCACCGCTCCGGCGAGACCGAGGACGTCACGATCGCCGACCTGGCCGTCGCCACCAACTGCGGCCAGATCAAGACCGGTGCCCCGGCCCGCTCCGAGCGCGTCGCCAAGTACAACCAGCTGCTGCGCATCGAGGAGATCCTCGACGACGCCGCGGTCTACGCCGGCCGCAGCGCCTTCCCGCGCTTCAAGGGCTGA
- a CDS encoding transglycosylase family protein: MLFSGKGKHRRPSKATRAIAVAGVAGAAVAAPLMAAGNASAATASEWDAVAQCEAGGNWSINTGNGYYGGLQFSASTWAGYGGTKYAATADQATKAQQIEIGEKVLAGQGKGAWPVCGKGLSSAAYTGGGSTDSGSSAQSEQSTESRETQQPASRSDERPAAKKTVTTPTGKKVKKGDGEYKVVKGDTLSSIAAEEKVKGGWEKLFELNKDIVEDANLIYPGQQLHLK; this comes from the coding sequence ATGCTGTTTTCCGGCAAGGGCAAGCACCGTCGTCCGTCCAAGGCCACCCGTGCCATCGCCGTCGCCGGTGTCGCCGGTGCCGCCGTCGCCGCCCCGCTGATGGCGGCCGGCAACGCCTCCGCCGCCACCGCCTCCGAGTGGGACGCCGTCGCCCAGTGCGAGGCCGGCGGCAACTGGTCCATCAACACCGGCAACGGCTACTACGGCGGTCTGCAGTTCTCCGCCTCCACGTGGGCCGGCTACGGCGGCACCAAGTACGCCGCCACCGCCGACCAGGCCACCAAGGCGCAGCAGATCGAGATCGGCGAGAAGGTCCTCGCGGGTCAGGGCAAGGGCGCCTGGCCGGTCTGCGGCAAGGGCCTGTCGAGCGCCGCCTACACCGGCGGCGGTTCCACCGACTCCGGCAGCTCCGCGCAGAGCGAGCAGAGCACGGAGTCCCGCGAGACCCAGCAGCCGGCCTCCCGCTCCGACGAGCGCCCGGCCGCGAAGAAGACCGTCACCACCCCGACCGGCAAGAAGGTCAAGAAGGGCGACGGCGAGTACAAGGTCGTCAAGGGCGACACCCTGAGCTCGATCGCGGCCGAGGAGAAGGTCAAGGGCGGCTGGGAGAAGCTCTTCGAGCTGAACAAGGACATCGTCGAGGACGCCAACCTCATCTACCCGGGCCAGCAGCTGCACCTGAAGTAA
- a CDS encoding LysM peptidoglycan-binding domain-containing protein yields the protein MLSGNGRHRRPRQAPALLVAAGVTGSAIAIPLLGASGASAADGTTWDRVADCETGGAWSQNSGNGYYGGLQLSQEDWENHGGLDYAASADLASRSQQIAVAERILADQGVGAWRTCGLLSGLEQGEGSDSGASGSSAPTDSPGLLDSLGSSPSASPSSSPSSSPGTEDEKSKSDKSSESADSASRNEGSGGSASATPGSGEAGNSRQADESSAQTGTGSGRHRGPSADESLPSGSGGADESTGRHASRGDGGSGDAVQGDYIVGVGDSLWSIADSLDVSGGWYELYEDNEKAVGSDPDLILPGEKLTVEGEGDEK from the coding sequence ATGCTCTCCGGGAACGGTCGGCACCGTCGCCCCCGCCAGGCTCCGGCTCTCCTCGTCGCGGCCGGGGTGACCGGCTCCGCCATCGCGATCCCGCTCCTCGGGGCCTCCGGCGCCAGTGCGGCCGACGGCACGACCTGGGACCGGGTCGCCGACTGCGAGACCGGCGGCGCGTGGAGCCAGAACAGCGGCAACGGCTACTACGGCGGCCTGCAGTTGTCCCAGGAGGACTGGGAGAACCACGGCGGTCTCGACTACGCGGCGAGCGCCGACCTGGCCAGCCGCTCCCAGCAGATAGCCGTGGCCGAGAGAATCCTCGCCGACCAGGGGGTCGGCGCGTGGCGCACCTGCGGACTGCTCTCCGGGCTCGAGCAGGGCGAGGGCTCGGACTCCGGCGCATCCGGTTCGTCCGCCCCGACGGACTCGCCCGGCCTCCTCGACTCGCTCGGGTCGTCGCCGTCCGCGAGCCCTTCCTCGTCCCCGTCGTCGTCGCCCGGCACGGAGGATGAAAAGTCCAAGTCGGACAAGTCGTCTGAATCCGCCGACTCGGCGTCGCGGAACGAGGGATCCGGCGGCTCTGCGTCGGCCACCCCCGGGAGCGGCGAGGCCGGCAACTCGCGCCAGGCGGACGAATCCTCGGCCCAGACCGGTACCGGCTCCGGCCGCCACCGCGGCCCCAGTGCCGACGAATCCCTCCCGTCCGGCAGCGGCGGTGCGGACGAGTCCACGGGCCGTCACGCCTCGCGCGGCGACGGAGGCTCCGGCGACGCCGTCCAGGGCGACTACATCGTGGGAGTCGGCGACAGCCTGTGGTCCATTGCCGACTCCCTTGACGTCAGCGGTGGATGGTACGAGCTCTACGAGGACAACGAGAAGGCCGTCGGTTCGGACCCGGACCTCATCCTCCCCGGTGAGAAGCTCACGGTGGAGGGCGAAGGGGACGAGAAGTAG
- a CDS encoding cytochrome P450 family protein yields MTDQPQPSTPATAPDLFTWEFASDPYPAYAWLREHSPVHKTRLPSGVEAWLVTRYADAKQTLADHRLSKNPAHHDEPAHAKGKTGIPGERKAELMTHLLNIDPPDHTRLRRLVSKAFTPRRVAEFAPRVQELTDTLIDGFAGKGSADLIHEFAFPLPIYAICDLLGVPREDQDDFRDWAGMMIRHQGGPRGGVARSVKKMRGYLADLIHRKREALPAEAAPGEDLISGLIRASDHGEHLTENEAAAMAFILLFAGFETTVNLIGNGTYALLTHPGQRARLQASLAAGESGLLETGVEELLRYDGPVELATWRFATQPLTLGGQRIEAGDPVLVVLAAADRDPERFADPDVLDLSRRDNQHLGYGHGIHYCLGAPLARLEGQTALATLLTRLPDLRLAADPAELRWRGGLIMRGLRTLPVEFAPAAPAEPEAPAEGDETSDL; encoded by the coding sequence GTGACCGACCAGCCCCAGCCCAGCACCCCCGCGACCGCCCCCGACCTCTTCACCTGGGAGTTCGCGAGCGACCCCTACCCCGCCTACGCCTGGCTCCGCGAGCACAGCCCCGTCCACAAGACGCGGCTCCCCAGCGGTGTGGAGGCCTGGCTGGTCACGCGGTACGCCGACGCCAAGCAGACGCTCGCCGACCACCGGCTCTCCAAGAACCCCGCGCATCACGACGAACCCGCACACGCCAAGGGCAAGACCGGGATCCCGGGGGAGCGCAAGGCCGAGCTGATGACGCATCTGCTCAACATCGACCCGCCGGACCACACCCGGCTGCGGCGGCTCGTGTCCAAGGCGTTCACGCCCCGCCGGGTCGCCGAGTTCGCGCCGCGGGTGCAGGAGCTCACCGACACCCTCATCGACGGGTTCGCCGGGAAGGGGTCCGCCGACCTGATCCACGAGTTCGCCTTCCCGCTCCCCATCTACGCCATCTGCGACCTGCTCGGCGTCCCGCGCGAGGACCAGGACGACTTCCGCGACTGGGCGGGCATGATGATCCGTCACCAGGGCGGCCCGAGGGGCGGCGTCGCGCGGTCCGTGAAGAAGATGCGCGGCTACCTGGCCGACCTCATCCACCGCAAACGGGAGGCGCTGCCCGCCGAAGCCGCCCCCGGCGAGGACCTCATCTCCGGTCTCATCCGCGCCTCCGACCACGGTGAGCACCTCACCGAGAACGAGGCGGCGGCCATGGCCTTCATCCTGCTGTTCGCCGGTTTCGAGACGACCGTGAACCTCATCGGCAACGGCACCTACGCCCTGCTCACCCACCCCGGGCAGCGCGCCCGGCTCCAGGCGTCCCTCGCCGCCGGGGAGAGCGGCCTCCTGGAGACCGGCGTCGAGGAACTCCTCCGCTACGACGGCCCGGTCGAGCTCGCCACCTGGCGCTTCGCCACGCAGCCCCTCACCCTCGGCGGGCAGCGCATCGAGGCCGGCGACCCCGTCCTCGTCGTCCTGGCCGCCGCGGACCGGGACCCGGAGCGGTTCGCCGATCCGGACGTGCTGGACCTCTCCCGCCGCGACAACCAGCACCTCGGGTACGGCCACGGCATCCACTACTGCCTCGGCGCCCCGCTCGCCCGTCTGGAGGGCCAGACCGCGCTCGCCACCCTCCTCACCCGCCTCCCGGACCTCCGGCTCGCCGCGGATCCGGCCGAACTGCGGTGGCGCGGCGGCCTGATCATGCGCGGACTGCGCACGCTGCCGGTGGAATTCGCACCGGCGGCACCGGCAGAACCGGAAGCACCGGCTGAAGGTGACGAAACATCAGACCTGTGA
- a CDS encoding nucleoside triphosphate pyrophosphohydrolase, producing MNANSPEATPGPERTAPDAAAAPGRIVLLTTSHRVAPGLLSWPAWQALHAADRVLCADGTHPQLPYLREAGIPVTEASPTAQELVDACAGGHTVVVVATGEGEPVLTDGLARLAGSGRIAMPELELLPASYDLPGARFLDLVQVMDRIRAECPWSSRQTHEGLAKYGIEEAYELVEAIEEGDRDELREELGDVLLQVVFHARIAEEGRPEDGEEPFSIDDVAGGIVAKLIHRHPHVFGDATASTPEEVKEHWLRTKAVEKQRTSITEGIPLGQPGLALAAKLASRVRTANLDIPLPPVEGIGYDLLALAVRAEAEGVDPEAALRAAARAYRDAIQDAEG from the coding sequence GTGAACGCCAACAGCCCCGAAGCCACCCCGGGCCCCGAGCGGACCGCTCCCGACGCGGCCGCCGCCCCCGGCCGCATCGTCCTGCTCACCACCAGCCACCGCGTCGCCCCCGGCCTGCTCTCCTGGCCCGCCTGGCAGGCACTGCACGCGGCCGACCGGGTGCTGTGCGCGGACGGCACACACCCGCAGCTGCCGTACCTGCGCGAGGCGGGGATCCCCGTCACCGAGGCGTCCCCCACCGCCCAGGAACTGGTCGACGCCTGCGCCGGCGGGCACACGGTGGTCGTGGTCGCGACCGGCGAGGGCGAACCGGTCCTCACGGACGGCCTGGCCCGCCTCGCCGGCAGCGGCCGTATCGCCATGCCCGAGCTGGAGCTGCTGCCCGCCTCCTACGACCTGCCGGGCGCCCGGTTCCTCGACCTCGTCCAGGTCATGGACCGCATCCGCGCCGAATGCCCCTGGTCCTCCCGGCAGACCCACGAGGGCCTGGCCAAATACGGCATCGAGGAGGCGTACGAGCTGGTCGAGGCGATCGAAGAGGGCGACCGCGACGAACTGCGCGAGGAGCTCGGCGACGTCCTCCTCCAGGTCGTCTTCCACGCCCGCATCGCCGAGGAGGGCCGCCCGGAGGACGGGGAGGAGCCCTTCTCCATCGACGACGTGGCCGGCGGCATCGTCGCCAAGCTGATCCACCGCCATCCGCATGTCTTCGGCGACGCGACGGCCTCCACTCCCGAGGAGGTCAAGGAGCACTGGCTGCGTACCAAGGCGGTCGAGAAGCAGCGCACCTCGATCACCGAGGGCATCCCCCTCGGTCAGCCCGGCCTGGCCCTCGCCGCCAAACTGGCCTCCCGTGTCCGCACGGCGAACCTGGACATACCCCTCCCACCCGTCGAGGGCATCGGCTACGACCTCCTGGCCCTGGCAGTCCGCGCCGAGGCGGAGGGCGTCGACCCGGAGGCGGCCCTGAGAGCGGCGGCCCGCGCGTACCGGGACGCGATCCAGGACGCCGAGGGCTGA